The Chitiniphilus purpureus sequence GCGGTTCGCGCACCGCTACCACAGCCGCATCTTCGTTACGCTCAACACCATCCTGCACGACAGCGAGCTGGAGCCGGCGCGCCGGCTGATCCATCAGCTGTACGACGCCGGGGTCGACGCACTGATCGTGCAGGACATGGGCCTCTTGGAGCTGGACCTGCCGCCGATCCAGCTGCATGCCAGCACACAATGCGACATCCGCACGCCGGAGAAGGCACGCTTCCTGGCCGATTCGGGCTTCTCGCAGGTGGTGCTGGCACGGGAGCTGGCGCTGCCGCAGATCCGGGCGGTGCGGCAGGCGCTGACCGACGACACCACCATCGAATTCTTCATCCACGGCGCGCTGTGCGTAGCGTATTCGGGCCAGTGCTACATCAGCCATGCCGACACCGGCCGCAGCGCCAACCGCGGTGACTGCTCGCAGGCCTGTCGGCTGCCCTACACCCTGACCGACAACCAGGGTCGTGTGGTCGCCTACGACAAGCATCTGCTGTCGATGAAGGACAACGACCAGAGCGCCAACCTGGAAGCACTGATCGACGCCGGCGTGCGCAGCTTCAAGATCGAGGGCCGCTACAAGGACATGGGCTATGTGAAGAACATCACCGCCCATTACCGGCTGCTGCTCGATGGCATCCTGGAACGCCGCCCCGAGCTCGCCCGCGCGGCCAGCGGCAGCACCGAGATCTTCTTCACCCCCGACGTGGACAAGAACTTCCACCGCGGCCACACCGATTATTTCGTCAACGGCCGCGAGGGCGGCGATGTGGGTGCCTTCGATTCACCCAAGTACATCGGCGTGGCGCTGGGCCACGTGACCCGGATCGGACCGAAGTGGTTCGAGCTCGAAGCGAACGGGCCGCTCGCCAACGGCGATGGGCTCAACTATATGAAAAAGCGCGAGGTGGTCGGCCTGCAGGCGAATACCGTCGAAGCGGTGGGCGCCGGCAAGGAAGGCGGCATCGTGTGGCGGGTGTTCCCGAACGAGCCCATGGGCAGCCTTGACGGACTCAAGGTCGGCCTCTCCATCCACCGCAACCGTGACCATGCCTGGGAAAGGGCGCTGACGCAGAAGTCGTCGGATCGTCGCATCGCGGTCTGGTTCAGGCTGTCGGAAACCCCAGGCGGCCTTGCGCTGACCGTGACCGACGAGGACGGCGCGAGCGCGACGGCGACGGTCGATACCGCGCTGGAACCGGCCAAGGATGCTGCGCGCAGCGAGGCCGGGCTGCGGGAGGGCCTTGCCAGGCTTGGCAACACCCTGTTTGTCGCGCACGGCGTGGCGTTGGATCTGACGCAGCCGTGGTTCGTGCCGAACTCGACGATCAACGCATTGCGCCGCGAGGTGATCGACCGGTTGGACGCCGCCCGTATCGCAGCGTGGACACGCCCCCCACGCAAGGCGCCGGTCGAGCCGCCGGTCGCCTATCCCGAGAAGGCGCTGACCTACCTTGCCAACGTCTACAACCAGAAGGCACGCGACTTCTATAGCCGTCATGGCGTCGAGCTGATCGCGGCCGCGTACGAGGCGCACCAGGAGCCCGGCGAGGTGAGCGTGATGATCACCAAGCACTGCCTGCGCTTTTCGTACAACCTGTGTCCCAAGCAGGCCAAGGGCGTGATCGGCGTGAAAGGCCAGGTGCGCGCCGAGCCGATGACCCTCAAGTCGGGCAACGAGACCTACACGCTCAAGTTCGACTGCAAGCCGTGCGAAATGCACGTGATCGGCAGGATGAAGCCGCACATCCTCAAGTCGGCGCCGCCCAGCACCGTCGTGGCACAGCCGATCACCTTCCACCGCAGCGGGCCGCTGCCGAAGTAAGCGTGGGCCGTGCGCTGCGGCGGGCTAGGCGCGCTCGAAGCGCACCAGCGCAAGGCTGCCCAGCAGATTGGGCAGGACGTCCACCTTCTCGCCCTGGTGCAGCACCACCCGCCCGGTCGACCACATGCCCAGCCGTTTGAGCAGCCGTTCGAAGTCGTACACCGTGCACAGGTGGATATTGGGCGTGTTGTACCACTCGTACGGAATGGTCTCGGAGACCGGCATACGGCCGATCAGGAGCTGCCAACGGTTTTCCCAGTAGCCGAAGTTGGGAAAGGTGACGATGCCGGTGCGGCCTACGCGCAGTATCTCCTTGAGGATGCCCTCGACGTTGTGCATCGCCTGGATGGTGAGCGAGAGCACCACGAAATCGAACGCGTTGTCCTCGAATCCCGACAGGCCGGCCTCCAGATCGCTCTGGATCACGCTCACCCCCTTGGCCACGCAGGCGGTGACGCTCGCCACGTCGATCTCGACGCCGTAGCCCTGGCAGTGCTTGTTGGCGGCCAGCCAAGCAAGCAGCGAACCATCGCCGCAACCCAGATCGAGCACGCTGCTGTCGGGCGCGATCCAGTCGGCGATATGGCGCAGATCGGGGCGCAGGGCGGGGGCGTTCATGCGTGCACCTCGTTGGCGATGTTGGAAAGATAGGCGCGCATCACCGCCTGGTACGCCTCGTCCTCCATCAGGAAGGCATCATGGCCGTGCTTGGATTCGATCTCGGCGTAGCTGACACGCTTTCTGGCGTCGAGCAGCGCCTTGACGATCTCGCGCGAGCGCGCCGGCGAGAAGCGCCAGTCCGAGGTGAACGACACCACCAGGAACCCCGCCCGGGTCGCCGCCAGCGCGCGGACCAGGTCGCCGTCGTAGTGGCGCGCGGGGTCGAAGTAATCCAGCGCCTTGGTCATCAACAGATAGGTATTGGCGTCGAAATAGTCGGAGAACTTGTCGCCCTGGTAGCGCAGGTAGGACTCGATCTCGAA is a genomic window containing:
- the metW gene encoding methionine biosynthesis protein MetW; the encoded protein is MNAPALRPDLRHIADWIAPDSSVLDLGCGDGSLLAWLAANKHCQGYGVEIDVASVTACVAKGVSVIQSDLEAGLSGFEDNAFDFVVLSLTIQAMHNVEGILKEILRVGRTGIVTFPNFGYWENRWQLLIGRMPVSETIPYEWYNTPNIHLCTVYDFERLLKRLGMWSTGRVVLHQGEKVDVLPNLLGSLALVRFERA
- a CDS encoding peptidase U32 family protein, producing the protein MSLPAHHLELLAPARTVEIGREAILHGADAVYIGGPTFGARHNACNEVDEIAGLVRFAHRYHSRIFVTLNTILHDSELEPARRLIHQLYDAGVDALIVQDMGLLELDLPPIQLHASTQCDIRTPEKARFLADSGFSQVVLARELALPQIRAVRQALTDDTTIEFFIHGALCVAYSGQCYISHADTGRSANRGDCSQACRLPYTLTDNQGRVVAYDKHLLSMKDNDQSANLEALIDAGVRSFKIEGRYKDMGYVKNITAHYRLLLDGILERRPELARAASGSTEIFFTPDVDKNFHRGHTDYFVNGREGGDVGAFDSPKYIGVALGHVTRIGPKWFELEANGPLANGDGLNYMKKREVVGLQANTVEAVGAGKEGGIVWRVFPNEPMGSLDGLKVGLSIHRNRDHAWERALTQKSSDRRIAVWFRLSETPGGLALTVTDEDGASATATVDTALEPAKDAARSEAGLREGLARLGNTLFVAHGVALDLTQPWFVPNSTINALRREVIDRLDAARIAAWTRPPRKAPVEPPVAYPEKALTYLANVYNQKARDFYSRHGVELIAAAYEAHQEPGEVSVMITKHCLRFSYNLCPKQAKGVIGVKGQVRAEPMTLKSGNETYTLKFDCKPCEMHVIGRMKPHILKSAPPSTVVAQPITFHRSGPLPK